In one window of Solanum pennellii chromosome 2, SPENNV200 DNA:
- the LOC107008951 gene encoding protein PHLOEM PROTEIN 2-LIKE A10-like, with protein sequence MALNYADLKLLRKGLDYTRRNRNWVVALGALGVTGYGAYRAYYSPSMVRKRNRFFKLISAFVSLAEMVADSADVIGIVSKDLKEFISSDSDQIPRSLKQISKIGKSDEFSQSIVKVTSALTVGVVRGYQQVTAENDVSAAANSGLFDQVLDKLFTDAGSGFASVIVGSFARNLVLAYCSDKKGNASYSDIEHSVPGWVDVLCQDRCRELIGNCIQLFVSTAVAVYLDRTMNINTYDEIFSGLTNPKHEMKMRDMLVAICSGAIGTFVETSHQVLTNSDMDTTSEMYSSLPLSFKAKKFLDEDENMYSGWTNKVSSALAFPRNRRFILDLTGRVTFESVRSFLEFLLEKLYECMRKSIDVVQEEVVTLRRSVDVIQEEVVDKSTEACRYVSGKSSTAVSVCLALCLHILNGPWILVPN encoded by the coding sequence ATGGCTTTGAATTATGCGGATTTAAAGCTATTAAGGAAGGGTTTAGACTATACTCGGAGAAATAGGAACTGGGTTGTTGCTTTAGGAGCTCTTGGTGTTACTGGTTATGGCGCTTATAGAGCTTATTACTCACCCTCTATGGTTAGAAAGAGGAACAGATTTTTCAAGCTCATAAGTGCTTTTGTTTCTTTAGCTGAGATGGTGGCTGATTCTGCTGATGTAATTGGGATTGTTTCGAAAGATCTGAAGGAATTCATTTCGTCTGACTCTGATCAAATTCCTAGAAGTTTGAAACAAATTTCTAAGATTGGTAAATCAGATGAGTTTTCACAATCTATTGTTAAGGTCACTAGTGCGTTGACAGTAGGAGTCGTGCGAGGCTACCAGCAAGTAACTGCGGAAAATGATGTTTCTGCGGCTGCAAATTCTGGGCTTTTTGACCAGGTTTTAGATAAACTGTTTACTGATGCAGGGTCTGGTTTTGCTTCTGTAATTGTTGGGAGCTTCGCGAGGAATTTGGTTCTTGCTTATTGTTCGGACAAAAAAGGCAATGCTAGTTATTCTGATATTGAACACTCTGTTCCAGGATGGGTTGATGTTCTATGCCAGGACAGGTGCAGAGAACTGATAGGAAATTGTATACAATTGTTTGTGAGCACTGCAGTTGCTGTTTATCTCGATAGAACAATGAACATCAACACCTACGATGAAATATTTTCTGGGTTAACTAATCCCAAGcatgaaatgaaaatgagagATATGTTAGTAGCCATATGTAGTGGTGCCATTGGAACTTTTGTTGAAACTTCTCATCAAGTTTTGACAAATAGTGACATGGATACAACTTCAGAAATGTATTCTTCTTTGCCACTTAGTTTCAAAGCTAAGAAATTTTTGGACGAAGACGAGAACATGTACAGTGGGTGGACAAATAAAGTATCTTCTGCTTTGGCTTTCCCAAGAAATAGGAGGTTTATTCTTGATTTGACTGGGAGGGTCACCTTTGAGAGTGTTAGATCTTTCTTGGAGTTTCTGCTAGAAAAGTTGTACGAGTGTATGCGAAAAAGCATAGATGTTGTCCAGGAGGAAGTGGTGACACTGAGAAGAAGTGTAGATGTTATACAAGAGGAGGTGGTTGATAAGAGTACTGAAGCTTGCAGGTATGTGAGTGGGAAATCATCTACTGCTGTTAGTGTATGCCTCGCGCTGTGTTTGCACATACTCAATGGCCCTTGGATCCTGGTTCCAAATTAG
- the LOC107011425 gene encoding ACT domain-containing protein ACR1 translates to MEISVYKPYGDHEFQSLIERIHPPRVCIDNDTCRNCTIVKVDSANKHGILLEMVQVLTDLDLLILRSYISSDGGWLMDVFHVTDQLGNKITDESLIHYIEQAICASRRGSREVQTCVGRNVRPRHVSMEHTAMEMTAIDRPGLMSEISAVLAELGCHVSGAVAWTHNKRAACIVYMEDDLKHGPIMDPYRVAQIQAQLENVVEAHHYEGERRSVRLAAPAASQTHTERRLHQLMAADRDYEQCCSCGYDSSGDDVAHRQKKGSNSTEVKIENCKEKGYSIVTVRSMDRPKLLFDTICTLTDLQYVVFHASISSFESIAIQEYYVRHKNGWTLDSESERRKMIQNLMAATERRVSHELRLDVTTQNRVGLLADVTRVFRENGLSISRTEVGVQGEQAVGTFYVKDTSGQDVTSETLEIVRREIGGTVLVANKSSERPSSQSTDLSNTSPSSSSGKQDNKPGFSLGSMFWSQLEWLSSNFRPIKS, encoded by the exons ATGGAGATTTCTGTTTACAAACCCTATGGTGATCATGAATTTCAATCACTAATTGAAAGAATTCACCCTCCCAG GGTGTGCATTGATAATGATACTTGCCGAAACTGTACTATTGTGAAG GTTGATAGTGCGAACAAACATGGTATATTGCTGGAGATGGTCCAAGTTCTGACGGATCTGGACCTACTGATTCTAAGATCATACATATCCTCTGATGGTGGCTGGTTAATGGATG TTTTCCACGTAACTGACCAACTTGGGAACAAAATCACTGACGAAAGCCTCATCCACTACATCGAACAG GCTATTTGTGCAAGTAGAAGAGGGTCCAGGGAAGTCCAAACATGTGTTGGTAGAAATGTAAGGCCCAGGCATGTCTCAATGGAGCACACAGCTATGGAGATGACAGCAATAGATAGACCAGGGTTAATGTCCGAGATATCTGCTGTGCTGGCTGAGTTAGGATGCCATGTCTCTGGTGCCGTGGCATGGACACATAACAAGCGAGCAGCCTGCATTGTTTACATGGAAGATGATCTGAAGCATGGGCCAATCATGGACCCCTATAGAGTGGCACAAATACAGGCCCAGCTGGAGAATGTTGTTGAGGCCCACCATTATGAAGGGGAGCGACGGAGTGTGAGGTTGGCAGCCCCTGCAGCTAGCCAGACCCATACCGAAAGACGGCTTCATCAGTTGATGGCTGCTGATAGGGACTACGAACAATGTTGTTCCTGTGGTTATGACTCAAGTGGAGATGATGTAGCTCACAGGCAGAAGAAGGGATCTAATAGCACAGAAGTGAAGATAGAAAATTGCAAGGAGAAGGGCTACTCCATTGTTACTGTGAGGAGTATGGACAGACCCAAATTGCTATTTGACACTATCTGCACCTTGACAGACTTGCAATATGTCGTGTTCCATGCATCCATCAGTTCTTTTGAATCCATTGCCATTCAG GAATACTATGTGAGACACAAGAATGGATGGACTTTGGATTCAGAAAGTGAAAGACGGAAAATGATCCAAAATCTGATGGCTGCTACTGAGAGGAGAGTATCTCAT GAATTGAGGCTGGATGTTACTACTCAAAACAGGGTAGGACTGTTAGCAGATGTCACAAGAGTGTTTCGGGAGAACGGATTATCCATAAGCAGGACTGAGGTTGGGGTACAGGGAGAGCAAGCAGTTGGCACATTCTATGTAAAAGATACTTCAGGGCAAGATGTGACTTCAGAAACCTTGGAGATAGTAAGACGAGAAATTGGAGGTACTGTCCTGGTGGCAAATAAATCCTCAGAGAGGCCATCTTCACAATCAACAGATTTGTCAAATACAAGCCCTAGCAGTAGCAGTGGCAAGCAAGACAACAAGCCTGGTTTCTCATTGGGAAGCATGTTCTGGTCTCAGCTTGAGTGGCTTTCCAGCAATTTCAGACCTATAAAATCCTAA
- the LOC107011424 gene encoding uncharacterized protein LOC107011424 isoform X1 — MSWFARSIASTLRLEDNDDDRDDAVSSNHDHSTGKPTTEKQQKDDDDSLPVSPSRGVKDDFSELTKTLTRQFWGVASFLAPPSQSEPDKSLLDPNSEPARDSDDEESDSAGIAGLRSDIAEIGGRFKSGISKLSKNIPVSEITKMASNLLQLGPEEEEDKRFDSGRGAVGVTEEVVAFVRDIAMHPETWLDFPLFEDEDDEVDFDLSDAQQEHALAVERLAPRLAALRIELCPGYMSEARFWEIYFVLLHPRLNKQDAELLSTPQVFNARASLSQELHKRTKPIEGDWSKEETFKSTDRGGSQHEEMLAVPSAPLSADAVQDMSSVDVSSLSVVVGSGTDVHPVISENQTVDRLVAEEGPITLSKDEKLQSASATKLEESDEEDADDWLKEENTEITGTSKTTMSFEDDEDVSFSDLEEDDSDMPAKSKNAAYSSDKDSQDWVQLRKSSTDLSRDTSSINQISSVKENLQNPDSKESNDWLDIDDLEVA; from the exons ATGTCCTGGTTTGCTCGATCTATTGCCAGCACTCTCAGACTTGAAGACAACGACGATGACAGAGACGACGCCGTGTCAAGCAATCACGATCACTCTACTGGCAAACCTACTACGGAGAAGCAACAGAAAGATGATGATGATTCATTGCCAGTATCACCGTCACGCGGCGTTAAGGATGACTTCTCAGAGCtcaccaaaaccctaacccgtCAGTTTTGGGGAGTGGCCTCTTTCCTGGCCCCACCGTCCCAATCCGAGCCCGACAAATCTTTACTGGATCCGAATTCAGAACCAGCTCGAGATTCGGATGACGAGGAGTCCGATTCAGCGGGGATCGCGGGTTTGCGGAGTGATATTGCTGAAATTGGGGGGAGATTCAAGAGTGGGATATCTAAGCTTTCGAAGAATATTCCCGTGTCGGAAATCACCAAAATGGCGTCCAACTTACTGCAACTGGGACCGGAGGAGGAAGAAGATAAGAGGTTTGATTCAGGTAGAGGTGCAGTTGGTGTTACTGAAGAAGTAGTGGCTTTTGTGAGGGACATTGCTATGCATCCTGAGACATGGTTGGATTTCCCTTTGTTCGAGGATGAAGATGACGAAG TAGATTTTGACTTGTCTGATGCACAACAAGAGCATGCATTAGCTGTTGAGCGTCTTGCTCCAAGACTGGCTGCTTTGAGGATTGAGCTCTGCCCAGGCTACATGAGTGAGGCTCGCTTTTGGGAGATTTACTTTGTTCTTCTGCACCCTAGACTGAATAAACAAGATGCTGAACTTCTATCCACACCCCAG GTATTCAATGCCAGGGCCTCATTATCGCAAGAGTTACATAAACGAACCAAGCCAATAGAAGGAGATTGGTCAAAGGAGGAGACTTTTAAATCAACTGACAGGGGTGGTTCTCAACATGAGGAGATGCTTGCTGTCCCTTCTGCTCCGCTCTCCGCGGATGCGGTTCAAGACATGTCTAGTGTGGATGTTTCCTCTTTATCTGTAGTGGTCGGCTCTGGTACCGATGTGCACCCTGTCATTAGTGAAAATCAAACAGTTGATAGACTTGTGGCTGAAGAAGGACCTATTACTCTAAGCAAAGATGAAAAATTGCAATCTGCATCAGCGACTAAGTTAGAGGAGAGTGACGAAGAGGATGCTGACGATTGGTTGAAGGAAGAAAACACGGAAATTACAGGTACCAGTAAAACCACCATgtcttttgaggatgatgaggACGTGTCTTTCAGTGATCTTGAAGAGGATGATTCAGATATGCCTGCAAAATCAAAAAACGCAGCTTACAGCTCTGATAAGGACTCACAAGATTGGGTCCAGTTGAGGAAAAGCTCCACCGACTTGTCTAGAGATACCAGCTCCATCAATCAGATTAGTTCTGTTAAGGAAAATTTGCAGAATCCTGATAGCAAAGAATCAAATGATTGGCTGGATATTGATGACCTTGAGGTGGCGTGA
- the LOC107011424 gene encoding uncharacterized protein LOC107011424 isoform X2 — MSWFARSIASTLRLEDNDDDRDDAVSSNHDHSTGKPTTEKQQKDDDDSLPVSPSRGVKDDFSELTKTLTRQFWGVASFLAPPSQSEPDKSLLDPNSEPARDSDDEESDSAGIAGLRSDIAEIGGRFKSGISKLSKNIPVSEITKMASNLLQLGPEEEEDKRFDSGRGAVGVTEEVVAFVRDIAMHPETWLDFPLFEDEDDEDFDLSDAQQEHALAVERLAPRLAALRIELCPGYMSEARFWEIYFVLLHPRLNKQDAELLSTPQVFNARASLSQELHKRTKPIEGDWSKEETFKSTDRGGSQHEEMLAVPSAPLSADAVQDMSSVDVSSLSVVVGSGTDVHPVISENQTVDRLVAEEGPITLSKDEKLQSASATKLEESDEEDADDWLKEENTEITGTSKTTMSFEDDEDVSFSDLEEDDSDMPAKSKNAAYSSDKDSQDWVQLRKSSTDLSRDTSSINQISSVKENLQNPDSKESNDWLDIDDLEVA; from the exons ATGTCCTGGTTTGCTCGATCTATTGCCAGCACTCTCAGACTTGAAGACAACGACGATGACAGAGACGACGCCGTGTCAAGCAATCACGATCACTCTACTGGCAAACCTACTACGGAGAAGCAACAGAAAGATGATGATGATTCATTGCCAGTATCACCGTCACGCGGCGTTAAGGATGACTTCTCAGAGCtcaccaaaaccctaacccgtCAGTTTTGGGGAGTGGCCTCTTTCCTGGCCCCACCGTCCCAATCCGAGCCCGACAAATCTTTACTGGATCCGAATTCAGAACCAGCTCGAGATTCGGATGACGAGGAGTCCGATTCAGCGGGGATCGCGGGTTTGCGGAGTGATATTGCTGAAATTGGGGGGAGATTCAAGAGTGGGATATCTAAGCTTTCGAAGAATATTCCCGTGTCGGAAATCACCAAAATGGCGTCCAACTTACTGCAACTGGGACCGGAGGAGGAAGAAGATAAGAGGTTTGATTCAGGTAGAGGTGCAGTTGGTGTTACTGAAGAAGTAGTGGCTTTTGTGAGGGACATTGCTATGCATCCTGAGACATGGTTGGATTTCCCTTTGTTCGAGGATGAAGATGACGAAG ATTTTGACTTGTCTGATGCACAACAAGAGCATGCATTAGCTGTTGAGCGTCTTGCTCCAAGACTGGCTGCTTTGAGGATTGAGCTCTGCCCAGGCTACATGAGTGAGGCTCGCTTTTGGGAGATTTACTTTGTTCTTCTGCACCCTAGACTGAATAAACAAGATGCTGAACTTCTATCCACACCCCAG GTATTCAATGCCAGGGCCTCATTATCGCAAGAGTTACATAAACGAACCAAGCCAATAGAAGGAGATTGGTCAAAGGAGGAGACTTTTAAATCAACTGACAGGGGTGGTTCTCAACATGAGGAGATGCTTGCTGTCCCTTCTGCTCCGCTCTCCGCGGATGCGGTTCAAGACATGTCTAGTGTGGATGTTTCCTCTTTATCTGTAGTGGTCGGCTCTGGTACCGATGTGCACCCTGTCATTAGTGAAAATCAAACAGTTGATAGACTTGTGGCTGAAGAAGGACCTATTACTCTAAGCAAAGATGAAAAATTGCAATCTGCATCAGCGACTAAGTTAGAGGAGAGTGACGAAGAGGATGCTGACGATTGGTTGAAGGAAGAAAACACGGAAATTACAGGTACCAGTAAAACCACCATgtcttttgaggatgatgaggACGTGTCTTTCAGTGATCTTGAAGAGGATGATTCAGATATGCCTGCAAAATCAAAAAACGCAGCTTACAGCTCTGATAAGGACTCACAAGATTGGGTCCAGTTGAGGAAAAGCTCCACCGACTTGTCTAGAGATACCAGCTCCATCAATCAGATTAGTTCTGTTAAGGAAAATTTGCAGAATCCTGATAGCAAAGAATCAAATGATTGGCTGGATATTGATGACCTTGAGGTGGCGTGA
- the LOC107010611 gene encoding uncharacterized protein LOC107010611, with protein sequence MSTKANKVSRTKKCMKAPIRILIKARDCYVRSLTNCSGRMGYGGAIGSCPAFTQISSSSRSFSVNSSASSDGDDFRELIRISSRKKHVELENVRRISLDRKGMNVVPRTRYVAIGRIDEEEPCDFGQYEYRCLSNK encoded by the coding sequence ATGAGCACAAAGGCCAACAAAGTAAGCAGAACTAAGAAGTGTATGAAAGCGCCAATCAGAATTCTAATTAAAGCCAGGGATTGCTACGTCCGGAGCCTGACGAATTGTTCAGGCAGAATGGGCTACGGAGGTGCCATTGGCTCATGTCCTGCCTTTACACAAATCTCCTCTTCCTCCAGAAGTTTCAGTGTTAATTCATCTGCGTCTAGTGATGGTGATGATTTCAGGGAGCTGATTCGAATTTCTTCGAGAAAAAAACATGTGGAATTGGAGAACGTGAGGCGAATATCCCTCGATAGAAAAGGGATGAATGTTGTGCCTCGGACTCGTTACGTTGCCATTGGAAGAATTGATGAAGAAGAGCCTTGTGATTTTGGTCAATATGAATACAGATGTTTATCCAACAAGTAG
- the LOC107010430 gene encoding uncharacterized protein LOC107010430, with protein MSTNKGSKESRLTRCIKAPIRVLIKARDCYVHSLMDCSGKIGYGSVMGVPQISALPRSFSVNSSVSSSRDEDFRELVRIASRKSLVNKMETELLRQKSIASKNVDAVPRSRSVAIGRIDEDKPCDFGDDVKVNTDLFLRSRSCAVSSRKTGVF; from the coding sequence ATGAGTACAAACAAGGGAAGCAAAGAGAGTAGACTTACGAGGTGCATAAAAGCACCAATTAGAGTTTTAATTAAAGCCAGAGACTGTTACGTCCATAGCTTGATGGATTGTTCTGGAAAAATTGGGTATGGCAGTGTTATGGGTGTTCCACAAATCTCTGCTTTACCGAGAAGTTTCAGTGTAAATTCATCTGTATCTAGTAGCAGGGACGAAGATTTCAGGGAGCTGGTGCGAATTGCTTCCAGAAAAAGTCTGGTAAACAAAATGGAAACAGAGCTTCTGAGACAAAAATCAATTGCTAGTAAAAATGTTGATGCGGTGCCACGGAGTCGATCTGTTGCAATTGGAAGAATCGATGAAGATAAGCCATGTGATTTTGGTGACGATGTGAAAGTGAATACAGATTTGTTTCTGAGAAGTAGAAGCTGTGCTGTTTCTTCTAGAAAAACAGGGGTGTTCTGA